In Balaenoptera ricei isolate mBalRic1 chromosome 4, mBalRic1.hap2, whole genome shotgun sequence, the following are encoded in one genomic region:
- the LOC132365131 gene encoding proline-rich protein 23C-like has translation MGSRPRSPIAYPADWWGLQPGGPGPGKRHRTEEPEAEAAPNLDNMPEPLAKGALTSMVVLPAGCALHLPLDHVDLLLEPEPTSVLQVSLGDHILMLVPEALLGSGVEGPWVQGLERAAFLSAPGEYMALEPGVFGAAVPEIACQEEGNKEDADAEFLPPGMDAEAGYVAGLRSPASRVSGPGAQGFLPELWPRVPNPSPERGSPHHDTNLDLHLPEPFPDPPLQPLPPSPSPGPHERPQRPHGPLLKGGKCLIPE, from the coding sequence ATGGGCAGCCGGCCCCGCAGCCCCATCGCCTACCCTGCGGACTGGTGGGGGCTGCAGCCCGGAGGACCTGGCCCTGGTAAGCGCCATCGAACGGAGGAACCGGAAGCTGAGGCGGCGCCCAACCTGGACAACATGCCTGAGCCCCTGGCCAAGGGCGCGCTAACCTCCATGGTGGTCCTGCCCGCCGGCTGTGCCCTGCACCTGCCCCTGGACCACGTCGACCTGCTGCTGGAGCCCGAGCCCACGTCCGTGCTGCAAGTGTCTCTCGGAGATCACATCCTCATGCTGGTCCCCGAGGCCCTCCTGGGCTCGGGCGTGGAAGGCCCGTGGGTACAGGGCCTGGAACGGGCCGCTTTCCTGAGCGCTCCCGGGGAGTACATGGCCCTGGAACCGGGAGTCTTCGGCGCAGCTGTCCCAGAGATCGCCTGCCAAGAAGAGGGCAACAAGGAGGACGCGGACGCCGAGTTCCTGCCGCCTGGGATGGATGCTGAAGCCGGCTACGTCGCTGGGCTCCGCAGCCCCGCATCAAGGGTGTCGGGCCCCGGCGCGCAGGGCTTCCTCCCAGAGCTCTGGCCTCGGGTGCCCAACCCCAGTCCAGAGAGAGGCTCTCCTCACCACGACACCAACCTGGACTTGCACCTTCCGGAGCCCTTCCCCGACCCACCACTCCAACCTCTACCTCCCTCTCCGAGTCCGGGTCCTCACGAGCGTCCCCAACGCCCTCATGGTCCTCTGCTCAAGGGCGGGAAATGCCTGATCCCGGAATGA
- the LOC132365217 gene encoding proline-rich protein 13-like — MGSRSPPKQWCRGDGTPGFLSFLLFPFLGWRKYLNMWNPNAGQPGPYPHPPNVRYPGGCNPTHPPPATPTFPPGPFPTPPGAPQGNPAFPPGGPCHPVPQPGYPGCQPSGPYPLPYPPPAPGICPVNTLAPGMVGPGMVIDKMQKKMKKAHKKKQKHHKHGKHSSSSSCSSSSDSD; from the coding sequence atgggcagcagGAGTCCACCCAAGCAGTGGTGTAGAGGTGACGGGACGCCTGgattcctcagtttccttctttttccattcctggGCTGGAGGAAATACCTGAATATGTGGAATCCCAATGCCGGGCAGCCAGGGCCATATCCACACCCTCCTAACGTCAGGTACCCTGGAGGTTGCAATCCTACCCATCCACCACCTGCCACCCCTACCTTTCCTCCAGGCCCCTTTCCCACTCCCCCAGGAGCACCCCAGGGGAATCCAGCCTTTCCCCCTGGTGGGCCCTGTCATCCTGTGCCACAACCAGGGTATCCAGGATGCCAACCCTCAGGTCCCTACCCCCTTCCATACCCACCACCTGCCCCTGGCATATGTCCTGTGAATACATTGGCTCCTGGCATGGTAGGACCAGGAATGGTGATTGACAAgatgcaaaagaaaatgaaaaaagctcataaaaagaagcagaaacaCCACAAACATGGCAagcattcctcctcctcctcctgctcttccAGCAGTGACTCTGACTGA